tctattttttgactcgcttgtgtaaacaaagtgagtctatgttttaacccggtgttcggttgtccgtgtctttgtgtccgtggtaaactttaacatttgacattttctctgcaaatactttttcacttgacaccaaattagacataaaaatagggaaaattcagttctttccagtcatcttgtttaaaacaatattgcacctctgggatgggcacaaaaaaaagcctaattatatgcaaactgcatttactgttatatttgtatttttttgtattctctaaacttggcactttgatctgatattctgacccaacaacaagagcattcattattatcattttttgttcaaacaggaacttcttttgctaagcatggaagttttatttattgcaaacgttttggtgcagatagtaaaaaaaagggaaattactatgtaattaatgctaggggacttgtttcgaatttggttaggactttttttttcttctttttttttaacgtgaagctttataataacaaatacagaacacattttaacgattagattttttttaaaagtgtatcacaagtgagtcttgaaggccttgcctctcttgtttttaatgtcGTGTGACTTATTTTCGAGTGTTTTTGATAACTGCTAATTGTGTACACCTTAGAGAGATGAATCTGACCACATGCCTTCAGTGTTATATATAATTTTCCCCAGAATAACGATCCGAAGTGTGCGCAGGAAATGAACTACTATtgtgtgattgaaaaaaaaaaaacaagccagcCAGCTATTCTATATCCCTGTCTTCCATGATTAATTATACATCTATTCAGTATTGGTTGAAAATAGACAACAGaggtaagattaaaaaaaaaaaaaaaaaaaaaaaaaagaaagaaaagaatattcgTGTCTAATATGAGAATGAAAGATTTCTGAatattgttttgattttatgTAGTTAGACCAATGTGTCGTAGACACTGGCGATTTCATTCATAATATATTTCGTAAAAAGACTGTTTGTAGATGACAAAATTGGAATATCCATATTCAAAATAGCGACATAATTGGTTTATATTTGGATGCTTTGCTAGAAACGCTATGATTCAGTTTGTATGAAAGCGAAACTTGTTATTATATGAAATATACGACAAAATCTAATTACTGTGGTGTGACTGAAATATTCATCCATTATCATCGGCATCGACAATCATGTGTCAAAAATCTGAATTGTCTATTGTGTCAAgaattaaaaaatgaaacaatacaatacaaaacaacaaacaaaacaaacaaacaaacacacacacacacgcacacacgcacacactacgcaaacacatgcacacactacgcaaacacacacacacacacacacacacacacacacacacacacacgcacacacgcaaacacacacacacacacacacacacacacgcacacacgcacacaaacacacacacacacacacacacacacacacacacacacacacacacacacacacacagacttcagtactgtgttgcccagtattaatcAAGAGGTCTTAATTAAGCGAACCGTTTGTCTCAGTTGAATGCTTTCATCACCCTGGTTTGTTCACTCTTAATTAAATTGTTAATTAATTAATGCCATCaagaaatgaaaagactgtccACGAATTCACTTTCCATCTGGATACAGCACTCAAGATTAAGAGGCGTGATGTATATATCACaaaatatgatagtcagtcgtgtccgactatgaccatcagaccagcagaggaggcaactgctgttccgactatttgggctagaatttgattatagtaaagattgtcttgcccaagtacatccccactccctcggccaagagggttttaggacagtcggcgttgggatggttcccaaaggccaactagcccacaaggctgcagcacaaagagccagtgcaattttgcctcctagtttgagagtcatagtccttcacaaaaaactaagctgtaaatggtttcctattgactggagaaaccattgataatacagctctcactttgctgttggcccaaatgtaaacttatgtcagtctgtgatataagccgagtgttgggctgtcacaatacacacacacacacacacacacacacacacacacacacacacacacacacacacacacacatatatatatataNNNNNNNNNNNNNNNNNNNNNNNNNNNNNNNNNNNNNNNNNNNNNNNNNNNNNNNNNNNNNNNNNNNNNNNNNNNNNNNNNNNNNNNNNNNNNNNNNNNNGTCTACCCCCGCTGGAGGATGCGTCCTTTGATCGTGTCCAGCTGTAGCTCCAGCATCTATACTGTAGGTGTGACTGAAAAGTCGGCTGTCTCTTTCTGCATCCTGAATCAGTTTAGCGTTGTCTGCTGCCACTGCTTCCTGCAGCTGGTTCTCCAGTTCCGCCACAAGAAGTCTGACGTAATCGTACGAAGCACACGACAATGCCTTCATCCAGGATTCCAAGTCCTCCTGTGAGGATGCACTCAGAACGTAGTTGCGTGTGGCAGAGCCTGGGAAAGTTATCTGGAAAGCGTAGTTGTCCACTTGCTCGCAGTCTGCGATTTCGATGGAGCAGCCCTCCAGGATGATTACACCTGCTGGCTCTTTATCGCCTCGTTTTTCGCTGTAGAAGAGCAAGTTCCCTCTCAGCAAAAACCAGCGTTTCTGGAATCCCTTGTTGAGGTCGCCTCTCTTCAGCAGGTAGCCCTCCTTGTCCGGAAAGCCCCCAGAGGAAGCGAAACGCTGCAGGCCTTTGGCGTTAAGGATCTTcatgactgacactgtcacaatgCGCACCCTTTCCCCTTGTCCTCCAGCATCACTTCCAAACCTCCTCTACTAAAACAGGACATTACCCGGATATCTCCAGCTGCACCGACAGCTAGACAGCTACTGAAAAAACGTGAAGAATCGCTGCATTTGCTGTGACACGGAAATAACTTTCTATTTCGTCGGTGATGTTATAGCTTAGGTTTTAAAGCAATAACACACACTCATGATGACAACATGAATGTTGTGCACTGTGAGATTCTTCTGCCatgtttttccttttccccccaaaCTGCTTTAAAGCGTGTCTGGTTATTACACTCTGCGATCAAAGGGTCAGCACGTTCTGTTGTCTTTCGCTCAGTAGTCAAGGGGAgacgagggaggggggaatgataCATTGGACATTTCTATCTTCAGGAAGAAGAGTTTCAgaaaaattccccccccctccccccaccaaaaaaaaaaaaaaaaatcccaagtgGCCCTTTGTCAATAAAGCCTGATTATCTAAAACGATGTGATCACAATACGAAATAGACTGATCAAATctgacggaaaaaaaacaactgtttattcatttttcaggTGAATTGGGTAAATATTCATAAACAGATAGATGTGGTCACAtgatcactgtctgtcatgtGACAAAGTTGGCAGCATAAGAACTGGAAGGCAGTTCGAGTTTCCTCATTGAGCGGAGaagatgaagatggagatgcGGGGAATGTTGCGATATGTCTGTGTTTTCGTCATAGGCATCGGTGCAGTCACCGGCAAACCTGTGACAACGATGCAAACGTTGTCATTGAAGTACAACTTTGCCAGCAACAAACTGACTTCTGGGGCAGACGGCACTGGGCCAACGGTCGTTGAAGCCAAATTTGACAACAAAATCAACGAAACAGGGTAAGGTGGTCAGCTGACGAGAGAGCGCGTGACTGGCTGCGTGTCCAGGTCATGATTGTAGCTGTGTAATTTATCTGTCGTTTTGttgccagcaaacacacacacatacaacacacacacacacacacacacacacacacacacacacacacacacacggagaagacacacacacacgcacgagcgcacacacagagaaaacgcatgcacacatacacacacactcatacactgccCTTTCCATCACCACACAATCCCACCAACTCCCTCCTCGATAAGAGAGAAGCGTTCGTCatatgaaactgaaagaaaataaacaaaataaaacaaagcaaaatagacacacagacatcctgATCAGATTTCCATTTTCACGCACCACCTGATACATAAAATttatgcacacactctcactagAAAACGTTGTTGATTCTTTGAGCCTTTAAATGATGGCAGCatcaccagaatccctgatattgtcactcacaggacatctgctatagatctgtcttttATATCCCCAGcattgtatccagaatgtaaatggacgacatattataaagatacattgggaagtgatcacttaTGATCATCATAACTTTTAATGACACTCAAAGACCTTcaaaatttcaaaaagacaaagtcccaAGATATAACTACaaagatgctaactgggagatATTCaaaagtatgcttgctagctataacacagagttcataaacatCACAGATATACAAtgtagtagtataagagatgggggttctatatacaacttttttgggcgtattagcttgtgttaaggccctcaagcataaaaaaaatttagtcaaaacctgtgtatgttggagtaatatgaccctcaagcataaaaaaaatatatagttaaaacaagttatatgtgtatggagagccaaatcacaagattaaaaaaaaatatatgatggttgggtatgtgtatgggggagcgaaacggtcatgggggttctatatacaaccgaccccagcccaaaaccgcgcaataccgccctgaagcatcataaaaaaaatctagttaaaaccagttataaccagttacgtgtatggagagcgaaacggtcgccccgtgTGTGCtagcgaccgcacggcgtgtgtagtgggagtggtcccgcgcacagcctgcttcccgcgcgcgcgaagattgtgatcaccctattagagaaaagattatattgtatatatagaaaaaataatgccttttccacataacatttgtgagtacccccaagttaaaacaaatagagtatgcggtcgagcttgcatggggctctattgtaaagatcatattaaatgtcatagaaaaggaatgtcacttccagtactttgtataaaatgcaacctttatgtacgtacgaagtatgttatttgttgtaaatgtaagcataaaaaagagaagcctcctcccatggagaaaaagattgatcctatacccgattgtggagaacattcaagcgactctgaggatgatgatgatgacgatgatgaaattgacccttttgaaactta
The DNA window shown above is from Babylonia areolata isolate BAREFJ2019XMU chromosome 29, ASM4173473v1, whole genome shotgun sequence and carries:
- the LOC143275043 gene encoding sesquipedalian-1-like: MKILNAKGLQRFASSGGFPDKEGYLLKRGDLNKGFQKRWFLLRGNLLFYSEKRGDKEPAGVIILEGCSIEIADCEQVDNYAFQITFPGSATRNYVLSASSQEDLESWMKALSCASYDYVRLLVAELENQLQEAVAADNAKLIQDAERDSRLFSHTYSIDAGATAGHDQRTHPPAGITK